The proteins below come from a single Zea mays cultivar B73 chromosome 8, Zm-B73-REFERENCE-NAM-5.0, whole genome shotgun sequence genomic window:
- the LOC100216684 gene encoding putative Rhomboid family protein, producing the protein MGKPLIYEILEKPASSSVIGICSLIWWLIQKRGIGYADVGLSYEAAVDSGQYWRVITSAFSHVSVVHLVFNMSALWSLGAVEQLGQIGLGVEYYLHYTLVLVVLSGLLVLGFYHVMIQRFKVEYFRRVTAVGYSCVVFGWMTILAAKQPSSKLNIFGVLSLPISFAPFESLIFTSIMVPQASFIGHLSGIIVGYSIAWGLVHGMNNYWAVTMLGWTALVFVLSLKRTGSMELSFIEIEPVTDPSLPSVGVVATRNGRSRTLQMDALSGRRVADIV; encoded by the coding sequence ATGGGGAAACCGCTGATCTACGAGATACTGGAGAAGCCGGCGAGCAGCAGCGTCATCGGCATCTGCTCTCTGATCTGGTGGCTCATCCAGAAGCGGGGCATCGGGTACGCGGACGTCGGGCTGAGCTACGAGGCCGCGGTGGACAGCGGGCAGTACTGGCGGGTCATCACCTCCGCCTTCTCGCACGTCAGCGTGGTCCACCTGGTGTTCAACATGAGCGCGCTGTGGAGCCTCGGCGCCGTCGAGCAGCTGGGCCAGATCGGGCTCGGCGTCGAGTACTACCTGCACTACACGCTCGTCCTCGTCGTGCTGTCCGGGCTACTGGTCCTCGGGTTCTACCACGTGATGATCCAGAGGTTCAAGGTGGAGTACTTCAGGAGGGTCACCGCGGTCGGGTACTCGTGCGTCGTGTTTGGCTGGATGACAATCCTGGCCGCCAAGCAACCGTCGTCCAAGCTGAACATCTTcggggttctctcactgcccatCAGCTTCGCGCCGTTCGAGTCGCTGATATTCACATCCATCATGGTGCCACAGGCCAGTTTCATTGGCCACCTGTCCGGGATAATTGTTGGGTACTCGATTGCCTGGGGTCTGGTCCATGGGATGAACAACTACTGGGCAGTCACCATGCTTGGCTGGACTGCACTTGTGTTTGTCTTGAGCTTGAAGCGCACAGGGTCTATGGAGCTGAGTTTTATTGAGATCGAGCCAGTGACGGACCCCTCGCTGCCTTCTGTTGGTGTGGTAGCCACCAGAAATGGTAGAAGTAGAACTCTGCAAATGGATGCCTTGTCTGGAAGAAGAGTTGCAGACATTGTATAA
- the LOC100273288 gene encoding calreticulin-3 precursor, with the protein MGTGRRGGGGGGVFHRLLALSSLLLLASGEVVFEERFEDGWETRWVESDWKRSEGKAGRFKHTAGRYSADPDDKGIQTTIDARHFAISAKFPEFSNKNRTLVVQYSIKFEQDIECGGGYIKLMSGYVNQKKFSGDTPYSLMFGPDICGTQTKKLHLILSYQGQNYPIKKDLECETDKLTHVYTFILRPDASYSLLVDNRERESGSMYTDWDILPPRKIKDVHAKRPKDWDDREYIEDPDEVKPEGYDSIPKQIPDPKDKKPDTWDEDEDGIWKPRMVSNPAYKGPWKRKRIKNPNYKGKWKTPWIDNPEFEDDPDLYVLKPLKYIGIEVWQVKAGSVFDNILICDDPEYARKVVEETWGANREAEKEAFEEAEKERKAREDREGQKAKDDGGRHRIHRRHKKHYRDHWDDYHDEL; encoded by the exons ATGGGCACTggccgccgcggcggcggcggcggcggcgtgttcCACCGCCTCCTCGCCCTCTCGTCGCTGCTGCTCCTCGCTTCCGGCGAGGTCGTCTTCGAGGAGCGCTTCGAAG ATGGTTGGGAGACTCGGTGGGTGGAATCCGACTGGAAAAGGAGTGAAGGGAAAGCAGGAAGGTTCAAGCACACAGCGGGGAGATACTCTGCAGATCCTGATGACAAAG GAATACAAACAACAATAGATGCCAGACATTTTGCTATCTCAGCCAAGTTCCCGGAATTCAGTAACAAGAACCGGACGCTTGTGGTCCAGTACTCCATTAAGTTTGAGCAGGATATTGAATGTGGCGGTGGCTATATTAAGCTTATGTCCGGTTATGTCAACCAGAAAAAATTTAGTGGGGACACTCCGTACAG CTTGATGTTTGGACCAGATATATGTGGTACTCAAACAAAGAAGCTCCATCTTATACTCTCTTACCAGGGGCAGAACTATCCCATCAAAAAAGATCTAGAATGTGAGACGGACAAGTTAACACACGTGTATACTTTCATTCTTAGGCCTGATGCATCTTATAGCCTGCTTGTTGATAACCGTGAAAGAGAATCTGGGAGCATGTACACTGATTGGGATATTCTCCCTCCTCGTAAAATTAAGGATGTTCACGCCAAAAGG CCTAAGGATTGGGATGACAGAGAATATATTGAAGATCCTGATGAAGTTAAGCCAGAG GGCTATGATTCTATCCCAAAACAGATTCCTGATCCGAAGGACAAAAAG CCTGACACATGGGATGAAGATGAGGATGGAATATGGAAGCCCAGAATGGTATCAAATCCAGCATACAAGGGACCTTGGAAACGCAAG AGAATTAAAAATCCTAACTACAAGGGTAAATGGAAGACCCCATGGATCGATAATCCAG AGTTTGAGGATGATCCAGATCTTTATGTGCTGAAGCCTTTGAAGTATATTGGAATTGAAGTTTGGCAG GTAAAAGCTGGTTCAGTTTTCGACAACATTCTGATTTGTGATGACCCTGAGTATGCAAGAAAGGTTGTTGAGGAAACTTGGGGTGCAAATAGGGAG GCTGAAAAGGAAGCTTTTGAAGAAGCTGAAAAGGAGAGGAAAGCTAGGGAGGATAGG GAAGGTCAAAAGGCAAAGGACGATGGTGGCCGGCATCGAATACACAGGCGTCATAAAAAA CACTACAGAGATCACTGGGACGACTACCAT GATGAGCTATAA
- the LOC103636408 gene encoding uncharacterized protein isoform X4, giving the protein MVRAEKLAGDGCSGGEGQVEVEVGMGMDGKGVTECRICQEEGKEAAMDSPCACTGAMDYHVVVPAETEMATLQFTGFFLPCYVIARSCYALQHRKRRQV; this is encoded by the exons ATGGTGCGCGCCGAGAAGCTCGCCGGCGATGGCTGCTCCGGCGGCGAAGGCCAAGTGGAGGTGGAGGTCGGCATGGGGATGGACGGGAAGGGGGTCACAGAGTGCCGGATATGCCAGGAGGAGGGGAAGGAGGCCGCTATGGACTCACCCTGCGCCTGCACTGGCGCTATGGACTACCATGTCGTCGTCCCTGCTGAGACTGAGATG GCGACTCTTCAGTTCACCGGATTCTTTCTGCCTTGCTATGTAATAGCTCGCTCTTGCTACGCTTTGCAGCACCGGAAACGAAGACAG GTATAG
- the LOC103636408 gene encoding uncharacterized protein isoform X5 codes for MVRAEKLAGDGCSGGEGQVEVEVGMGMDGKGVTECRICQEEGKEAAMDSPCACTGAMDYHVVVPAETEMATLQFTGFFLPCYVIARSCYALQHRKRRQL; via the exons ATGGTGCGCGCCGAGAAGCTCGCCGGCGATGGCTGCTCCGGCGGCGAAGGCCAAGTGGAGGTGGAGGTCGGCATGGGGATGGACGGGAAGGGGGTCACAGAGTGCCGGATATGCCAGGAGGAGGGGAAGGAGGCCGCTATGGACTCACCCTGCGCCTGCACTGGCGCTATGGACTACCATGTCGTCGTCCCTGCTGAGACTGAGATG GCGACTCTTCAGTTCACCGGATTCTTTCTGCCTTGCTATGTAATAGCTCGCTCTTGCTACGCTTTGCAGCACCGGAAACGAAGACAG CTGTAA
- the LOC103636408 gene encoding uncharacterized protein isoform X1 — MVRAEKLAGDGCSGGEGQVEVEVGMGMDGKGVTECRICQEEGKEAAMDSPCACTGAMDYHVVVPAETEMATLQFTGFFLPCYVIARSCYALQHRKRRQVHFLFPTSPVDTTLPFDLLTRTSFCLTCKL; from the exons ATGGTGCGCGCCGAGAAGCTCGCCGGCGATGGCTGCTCCGGCGGCGAAGGCCAAGTGGAGGTGGAGGTCGGCATGGGGATGGACGGGAAGGGGGTCACAGAGTGCCGGATATGCCAGGAGGAGGGGAAGGAGGCCGCTATGGACTCACCCTGCGCCTGCACTGGCGCTATGGACTACCATGTCGTCGTCCCTGCTGAGACTGAGATG GCGACTCTTCAGTTCACCGGATTCTTTCTGCCTTGCTATGTAATAGCTCGCTCTTGCTACGCTTTGCAGCACCGGAAACGAAGACAGGTACACTTCCTTTTTCCTACAAGTCCTGTTGATACAACTCTTCCGTTTGATCTATTGACGCGAACGTCCTTCTGCCTGACTTGTAAGCTGTAA
- the LOC103636408 gene encoding uncharacterized protein isoform X3 — MVRAEKLAGDGCSGGEGQVEVEVGMGMDGKGVTECRICQEEGKEAAMDSPCACTGAMDYHVVVPAETEMVWSASVLSVVCLLLFDFDRKTPFSSFVQATLQFTGFFLPCYVIARSCYALQHRKRRQL; from the exons ATGGTGCGCGCCGAGAAGCTCGCCGGCGATGGCTGCTCCGGCGGCGAAGGCCAAGTGGAGGTGGAGGTCGGCATGGGGATGGACGGGAAGGGGGTCACAGAGTGCCGGATATGCCAGGAGGAGGGGAAGGAGGCCGCTATGGACTCACCCTGCGCCTGCACTGGCGCTATGGACTACCATGTCGTCGTCCCTGCTGAGACTGAGATGGTGTGGTCTGCTTCTGTTTTGAGTGTCGTGTGCTTGCTTCTGTTTGATTTTGATCGCAAGACTCCTTTTTCTTCTTTCGTTCAGGCGACTCTTCAGTTCACCGGATTCTTTCTGCCTTGCTATGTAATAGCTCGCTCTTGCTACGCTTTGCAGCACCGGAAACGAAGACAG CTGTAA
- the LOC103636408 gene encoding uncharacterized protein isoform X2 — protein sequence MVRAEKLAGDGCSGGEGQVEVEVGMGMDGKGVTECRICQEEGKEAAMDSPCACTGAMDYHVVVPAETEMVWSASVLSVVCLLLFDFDRKTPFSSFVQATLQFTGFFLPCYVIARSCYALQHRKRRQV from the exons ATGGTGCGCGCCGAGAAGCTCGCCGGCGATGGCTGCTCCGGCGGCGAAGGCCAAGTGGAGGTGGAGGTCGGCATGGGGATGGACGGGAAGGGGGTCACAGAGTGCCGGATATGCCAGGAGGAGGGGAAGGAGGCCGCTATGGACTCACCCTGCGCCTGCACTGGCGCTATGGACTACCATGTCGTCGTCCCTGCTGAGACTGAGATGGTGTGGTCTGCTTCTGTTTTGAGTGTCGTGTGCTTGCTTCTGTTTGATTTTGATCGCAAGACTCCTTTTTCTTCTTTCGTTCAGGCGACTCTTCAGTTCACCGGATTCTTTCTGCCTTGCTATGTAATAGCTCGCTCTTGCTACGCTTTGCAGCACCGGAAACGAAGACAG GTATAG